A genomic region of Streptomyces sp. NBC_00247 contains the following coding sequences:
- a CDS encoding ABC transporter substrate-binding protein, whose amino-acid sequence MKISKTHRARAAAAMSLTAVLALTVTGCGDDGSGFAGGAGAEGDGKGKIVFWDNNGGVRTDIWKEIIAGFEKENPGIEVQYVGVAATEIQTKYDNAIQGGGLPDVGGVGAAMLAGLAAQGSLEPLEDRSADSSLDGELDPGMVEAMKAAGGSEAHTYNVPISANNGVLYYRTDLFKRAGLAAPATWDDFYKAAEKLSDPKKNRFGYTIRGGAGSIAQAMDAMYGQSGITSFWDAKGEKTTLDDPRNVAALEKYAALYKKVTPSADLNNDFIKMVAQYDSGTIGMVNHNLGSYQDHVTALGTARFRGVPQPIGVGGKRVQVSNPVDGLGLFKSSEHKAAAWKFIEYAASHEANSKFNEQAGLIPANIEAAKDPWVSRAEPTALAAKALTDGSTVTVQLPYYLPDWNGISKADNEPELQKVLLGRTSAKEFLTKMAGELNDAQAEWKEQQPSA is encoded by the coding sequence ATGAAGATCTCGAAGACGCACCGGGCACGCGCGGCGGCGGCGATGTCCCTCACGGCGGTTCTCGCCCTGACCGTCACCGGCTGCGGCGACGACGGCAGCGGCTTCGCCGGAGGCGCGGGAGCCGAGGGCGACGGCAAGGGGAAGATCGTCTTCTGGGACAACAACGGCGGCGTGCGCACCGACATATGGAAGGAGATCATCGCCGGCTTCGAGAAGGAGAACCCGGGCATCGAGGTCCAGTACGTCGGGGTGGCGGCCACCGAGATCCAGACCAAGTACGACAACGCCATCCAGGGCGGCGGACTGCCGGACGTCGGCGGGGTCGGCGCGGCGATGCTCGCCGGGCTCGCCGCCCAGGGCTCTCTGGAACCCCTGGAGGACCGGAGCGCGGACTCCTCGCTCGACGGCGAGCTCGACCCGGGCATGGTCGAGGCGATGAAGGCGGCGGGCGGCTCCGAGGCGCACACCTACAACGTCCCGATCTCCGCCAACAACGGGGTGCTGTACTACCGCACCGACCTCTTCAAAAGGGCCGGCCTCGCCGCGCCGGCCACCTGGGACGACTTCTACAAGGCTGCCGAGAAGCTGAGCGACCCCAAGAAGAATCGTTTCGGCTACACCATCCGCGGCGGTGCCGGTTCCATCGCGCAGGCCATGGACGCCATGTACGGACAGTCCGGGATCACGTCCTTCTGGGACGCGAAGGGCGAGAAGACCACACTCGACGACCCCCGGAACGTCGCCGCCCTGGAGAAGTACGCGGCCCTCTACAAGAAGGTCACGCCGTCCGCCGACCTCAACAACGACTTCATCAAGATGGTCGCCCAGTACGACTCCGGCACCATCGGCATGGTCAACCACAACCTCGGCTCGTACCAGGACCATGTGACCGCGCTCGGCACGGCCAGGTTCCGGGGCGTCCCGCAGCCGATCGGCGTCGGCGGCAAGCGGGTCCAGGTCTCCAACCCCGTCGACGGACTCGGCCTCTTCAAGAGCTCCGAACACAAGGCCGCCGCCTGGAAGTTCATCGAGTACGCCGCCTCCCACGAGGCCAACTCGAAGTTCAACGAGCAGGCGGGGCTGATTCCGGCCAACATCGAGGCAGCCAAGGACCCCTGGGTCTCCCGCGCCGAGCCCACCGCCCTCGCGGCCAAGGCGCTCACCGACGGTTCGACCGTCACCGTGCAGCTGCCCTACTACCTGCCGGACTGGAACGGCATCAGCAAGGCCGACAACGAGCCCGAACTCCAGAAGGTCCTGCTCGGCCGCACCTCCGCCAAGGAGTTCCTGACCAAGATGGCAGGAGAGCTGAACGACGCCCAGGCGGAGTGGAAGGAACAGCAGCCCTCCGCCTGA
- a CDS encoding TerD family protein: MGFFDGLWPARTAQFESGSAATNSIQLSRRNATVSLNKQGALTGNLRVNLSWRMRSSDIEGRSGGGLLRNPLKLFQPEIVQAHTQGMVNVDLDLGCMYELMDGTKGVVQPLGNFVGDLNDPPYIRLSGDDRFGAPSGETVYVNMDHRDKIRRLLFFVYIYDQTPAFDRTHAMVTLYPGNGPRIEIELDERAPQARSCAVFTVENVKEELIVRREVKFVYGFQSELDRLYGFGMQWGRGYKSRA, from the coding sequence ATGGGCTTCTTCGACGGCCTGTGGCCGGCACGCACGGCGCAGTTCGAGTCGGGCAGCGCGGCGACGAACTCGATTCAGCTCTCACGGCGCAATGCCACGGTCTCGCTGAACAAACAGGGAGCGCTCACCGGAAACCTCCGGGTCAACCTCTCCTGGCGGATGCGCAGCTCCGACATCGAGGGCCGCTCTGGAGGCGGCCTGCTGCGGAACCCGCTGAAGCTCTTCCAGCCGGAGATCGTGCAGGCCCACACCCAGGGCATGGTCAACGTCGACCTCGACCTCGGGTGCATGTACGAGCTCATGGACGGCACCAAGGGCGTGGTGCAGCCCCTCGGTAACTTTGTCGGGGACCTGAACGACCCGCCGTACATCCGGCTCAGCGGGGACGACCGCTTCGGCGCGCCCTCGGGGGAGACGGTCTACGTCAACATGGACCACCGCGACAAGATCAGACGCCTGCTGTTCTTCGTCTACATCTACGACCAGACGCCGGCGTTCGACCGTACCCACGCGATGGTCACGCTGTACCCGGGCAACGGCCCGCGGATCGAGATCGAGCTGGACGAACGCGCTCCGCAGGCCCGCTCCTGCGCCGTGTTCACCGTGGAGAACGTCAAGGAGGAGCTGATCGTGCGCCGAGAGGTCAAGTTCGTCTACGGATTCCAGTCCGAGCTCGACCGGCTCTACGGCTTCGGCATGCAGTGGGGCCGCGGCTACAAGTCGCGTGCCTGA
- a CDS encoding DUF475 domain-containing protein, with translation MLLKTFGWSFAVTALGLVAAVFYGGWQALGVVAILTVLEISLSFDNAVINAGILKKMNAFWQKIFLTIGVLIAVFGMRLVFPVVIVAISAKLGPIEAIDLSFNDPDRYQQLVTDAHPSIAAFGGMFLLMIFLDFIFEDRDIQWLRWIERPLSKLGKVDMLSVCVALIVLLVAALTVATHAHQHGGAHADKTSTVLLAGVAGLITYLVVGGLSGFFENKLEEEEEREHEAEEEAKKSGKNLAPVVLAGKAAFFMFLYLEVLDASFSFDGVIGAFAITNEIVLMALGLGIGAMYVRSLTVYLVRQGTLDDYVYLEHGAHYAIGALSVILLVTIQYEINEIITGLVGVVLIAWSFWSSVRRNKKLAAIGEEGGSTLVDAGDGGVR, from the coding sequence GTGCTTCTGAAAACCTTCGGCTGGTCGTTCGCGGTTACCGCGCTCGGCCTGGTCGCAGCGGTGTTCTACGGGGGGTGGCAGGCTCTCGGCGTCGTCGCGATCCTGACGGTCCTGGAGATCTCGCTGTCCTTCGACAACGCGGTGATCAACGCCGGAATCCTGAAGAAGATGAACGCCTTCTGGCAGAAGATCTTCCTCACGATCGGTGTGCTCATCGCCGTCTTCGGTATGCGACTGGTCTTCCCCGTCGTGATCGTGGCGATCAGCGCCAAACTCGGCCCGATCGAGGCCATCGACCTCTCGTTCAACGACCCGGACCGGTACCAGCAGCTGGTCACCGACGCCCACCCGTCGATCGCGGCCTTCGGCGGCATGTTCCTGCTCATGATCTTCCTCGACTTCATCTTCGAGGACCGGGACATCCAGTGGCTCCGGTGGATCGAGCGCCCGCTCTCCAAGCTCGGCAAGGTCGACATGCTGTCGGTCTGCGTCGCGCTGATCGTCCTGCTCGTCGCCGCCCTGACCGTCGCGACCCACGCCCACCAGCACGGTGGCGCGCACGCGGACAAGACGTCCACGGTGCTGCTCGCGGGTGTCGCCGGCCTGATCACGTACCTCGTCGTCGGCGGCCTCTCCGGCTTCTTCGAGAACAAGCTCGAAGAGGAGGAGGAGCGCGAGCACGAGGCCGAGGAAGAGGCCAAGAAGAGCGGCAAGAACCTCGCTCCGGTCGTGCTGGCCGGCAAGGCCGCGTTCTTCATGTTCCTCTACCTGGAGGTCCTGGACGCGTCCTTCTCGTTCGACGGCGTCATCGGCGCCTTCGCCATCACCAACGAGATCGTGCTGATGGCCCTCGGCCTCGGCATCGGCGCCATGTACGTCCGTTCGCTCACGGTCTACCTGGTCCGCCAGGGCACCCTGGACGACTACGTCTACCTGGAGCACGGCGCCCACTACGCGATCGGCGCCCTCTCGGTCATCCTCCTCGTGACCATCCAGTACGAGATCAACGAGATCATCACCGGCCTGGTCGGCGTGGTGCTGATCGCCTGGTCGTTCTGGTCGTCGGTCCGGCGCAACAAGAAGCTCGCCGCGATCGGCGAGGAGGGCGGCAGCACACTGGTCGACGCCGGCGACGGCGGAGTCCGCTGA
- a CDS encoding TerD family protein: MGVSLSKGGNVSLTKAAPNLTAVIVGLGWDARTTTGGDFDLDASALLANAEGKVGSDGNFVFFNNLKSPDGSVEHTGDNLTGEGEGDDEVIKVNLAAVPADVDKIVFPVSIYEAESRQQSFGQVRNAYIRVVNQADNSELARYDLSEDASTETAMVFGELYRNAGEWKFRAIGQGYASGLRGIAQDFGVNV; the protein is encoded by the coding sequence GTGGGAGTCAGCCTCAGCAAGGGCGGCAACGTCTCGCTGACCAAGGCCGCGCCCAACCTGACCGCTGTCATCGTCGGCCTGGGCTGGGACGCCCGGACGACCACCGGCGGCGACTTCGACCTCGACGCGAGCGCACTGCTCGCGAACGCCGAGGGCAAGGTCGGCAGCGACGGCAATTTCGTCTTCTTCAACAACCTCAAGAGCCCGGACGGCTCCGTCGAGCACACCGGGGACAACCTCACCGGTGAGGGCGAGGGCGACGACGAGGTCATCAAGGTCAACCTCGCCGCCGTTCCGGCCGACGTCGACAAGATCGTCTTCCCGGTCTCGATCTACGAAGCCGAGAGCCGGCAGCAGAGCTTCGGCCAGGTCCGCAACGCGTACATCCGCGTGGTCAACCAGGCCGACAACTCCGAGCTGGCCCGTTACGACCTCAGCGAGGACGCTTCCACCGAGACCGCCATGGTCTTCGGCGAGCTCTACCGCAACGCGGGCGAGTGGAAGTTCCGCGCCATCGGCCAGGGGTACGCCTCCGGCCTGCGGGGCATCGCGCAGGACTTCGGCGTCAACGTCTGA
- the aceE gene encoding pyruvate dehydrogenase (acetyl-transferring), homodimeric type encodes MASGSDRNPIIIGGLPSQVPDFDPEETQEWLDSLDAAVDERGRERARYLMLRLIERAREKRVAVPEMRSTDYVNTIATKDEPFFPGDEEIERKVLNATRWNAAVMVSRAQRPGIGVGGHIATFASSASLYDVGFNHFFRGKDEGDGGDQIFFQGHASPGIYARAFLLDRLSEAQLDAFRQEKSKAPDGLSSYPHPRLMPDFWEFPTVSMGLGPLGAIYQARMNRYMEARGIADTSKSHVWAYLGDGEMDEPESLGQLSIAAREGLDNLTFVVNCNLQRLDGPVRGNGKIIQELESQFRGAGWNVIKLVWDRTWDPLLAQDRTGILVNKLNTTPDGQFQTYATETGAYIREHFFGEDQRLRDMVKDMSDDEILHLGRGGHDHKKVYAAYAAAKAHQGQPTVILAQTVKGWTLGPNFEGRNATHQMKKLTTEDLKRFRDRLHIPVTDKQLDEGYPPYYHPGRDSEEIQYMHDRRQSLGGYVPTRVVRAKPLALPEEKTYAAAKKGSGQQSIATTMAFVRILKDLMRDKEIGKRFVLIAPDEYRTFGMDAFFPSAKIYNPLGQQYEAVDRELLLAYKESPTGQMLHDGISEAGCTASLIAAGSAYATHGEPLIPVYVFYSMFGFQRTGDQFWQMADQLARGFVLGATAGRTTLTGEGLQHADGHSQLLASTNPACVAYDPAYGFEIAHIVKDGLRRMYGENSEDVFYYLTVYNEPIQHPAEPADVDVEGILAGVHRFRRGEQGQIPAQILASGVAVPWALKAQRILAEEWNVRADVWSATSWNELRREAVDTERYNLLHPEEEQRVPYVTRKLSGSEGPFVAVSDWMRSVPDQIARWVPGAYQSLGADGFGFADTRGAARRFFHIDAQSIVLAVLTELAKEGRIDRSALKTAVDRYELLDVAAADPGAAGGDA; translated from the coding sequence GTGGCTTCCGGATCCGATCGCAACCCGATCATCATTGGCGGCCTTCCCAGCCAGGTCCCGGATTTCGATCCCGAGGAGACCCAGGAATGGCTGGACTCGCTCGACGCCGCCGTGGACGAGCGCGGCCGTGAACGGGCCCGCTATCTGATGCTCCGACTCATCGAGCGGGCGCGCGAGAAGCGTGTCGCCGTGCCGGAGATGCGCAGCACCGATTACGTCAACACGATCGCCACGAAGGACGAGCCCTTCTTCCCCGGCGACGAGGAGATCGAGCGCAAGGTCCTCAACGCGACCCGCTGGAACGCGGCCGTCATGGTCTCGCGGGCCCAGCGCCCGGGGATCGGCGTCGGCGGCCACATCGCCACGTTCGCCTCCTCCGCCTCTCTCTACGACGTGGGCTTCAACCACTTCTTCCGGGGCAAGGACGAGGGGGACGGCGGAGACCAGATCTTCTTCCAGGGGCACGCCTCGCCGGGCATCTACGCCCGCGCGTTCCTGCTGGACCGGCTGAGCGAGGCGCAGCTCGACGCGTTCCGCCAGGAGAAGTCGAAGGCGCCCGACGGTCTCTCCAGCTACCCGCACCCCCGGCTCATGCCGGACTTCTGGGAGTTCCCGACCGTGTCGATGGGCCTCGGCCCGCTGGGCGCGATCTACCAGGCGCGGATGAACCGCTACATGGAGGCGCGCGGTATCGCCGACACCTCCAAGTCGCACGTCTGGGCGTATCTCGGCGACGGCGAGATGGACGAGCCGGAGTCGCTCGGCCAGCTGTCCATCGCCGCCCGCGAGGGCCTGGACAACCTCACCTTCGTCGTCAACTGCAACCTCCAGCGGCTCGACGGCCCGGTGCGCGGCAACGGCAAGATCATCCAGGAGCTGGAGTCGCAGTTCCGGGGCGCCGGCTGGAACGTGATCAAGCTGGTCTGGGACCGCACCTGGGACCCGCTGCTGGCGCAGGACCGCACCGGCATCCTGGTCAACAAGCTGAACACCACACCGGACGGCCAGTTCCAGACGTACGCCACCGAGACGGGCGCGTACATCCGTGAGCACTTCTTCGGCGAGGACCAGCGGCTGCGGGACATGGTCAAGGACATGTCCGACGACGAGATCCTGCACCTGGGGCGCGGCGGGCACGACCACAAGAAGGTCTACGCGGCGTACGCGGCGGCCAAGGCGCACCAGGGCCAGCCGACGGTGATCCTGGCGCAGACGGTCAAGGGCTGGACACTGGGGCCGAACTTCGAGGGCCGCAACGCGACCCACCAGATGAAGAAGCTCACCACCGAGGACCTGAAGCGGTTCCGCGACCGGCTGCACATCCCGGTCACGGACAAGCAGCTGGACGAGGGGTACCCGCCCTACTACCACCCGGGCCGGGACTCCGAGGAGATCCAGTACATGCACGACCGGCGGCAGAGCCTGGGCGGTTACGTACCGACCCGGGTGGTCCGCGCGAAGCCGCTGGCGCTGCCGGAGGAGAAGACCTACGCCGCCGCGAAGAAGGGTTCGGGGCAGCAGTCGATCGCCACCACGATGGCGTTCGTCCGCATCCTGAAGGACCTCATGCGGGACAAGGAGATCGGCAAGCGTTTCGTGCTGATCGCGCCCGACGAGTACCGCACCTTCGGCATGGACGCGTTCTTCCCGAGCGCGAAGATCTACAACCCGCTGGGACAGCAGTACGAGGCGGTGGACCGCGAACTCCTGCTGGCCTACAAGGAGTCGCCGACCGGGCAGATGCTGCACGACGGCATCTCCGAGGCGGGATGCACGGCTTCGCTGATCGCGGCGGGCTCGGCCTACGCCACGCACGGCGAGCCGCTGATCCCGGTCTACGTCTTCTATTCGATGTTCGGGTTCCAACGCACCGGTGACCAGTTCTGGCAGATGGCCGACCAGCTCGCGCGCGGTTTCGTGCTGGGTGCGACCGCCGGCCGTACGACCCTGACCGGTGAAGGCCTCCAGCACGCGGACGGCCACTCACAGCTGCTCGCCTCGACCAACCCGGCGTGCGTGGCCTACGACCCGGCGTACGGGTTCGAGATCGCGCACATCGTCAAGGACGGCCTGCGCCGGATGTACGGCGAGAACAGTGAGGACGTCTTCTACTACCTCACCGTCTACAACGAGCCGATCCAGCACCCCGCCGAGCCCGCCGACGTGGACGTGGAGGGCATCCTCGCCGGTGTCCACCGCTTCCGGCGGGGCGAGCAGGGCCAGATCCCGGCGCAGATCCTGGCGTCCGGGGTGGCGGTCCCGTGGGCGCTTAAGGCGCAGCGCATCCTCGCCGAGGAGTGGAACGTCCGGGCGGACGTCTGGTCGGCGACCAGCTGGAACGAGCTGCGCCGCGAGGCCGTGGACACCGAGCGGTACAACCTGCTCCACCCGGAGGAGGAGCAGCGCGTGCCGTACGTGACGCGGAAGCTCTCCGGCTCCGAGGGACCGTTCGTGGCGGTTTCGGACTGGATGCGATCGGTGCCTGACCAGATCGCGCGCTGGGTCCCGGGGGCGTACCAGTCGCTGGGCGCGGACGGCTTCGGGTTCGCGGACACCCGTGGCGCCGCCCGCCGGTTCTTCCACATCGACGCGCAGTCGATCGTGCTGGCGGTCCTCACGGAGCTGGCGAAGGAGGGGCGGATCGACCGTTCGGCACTGAAGACGGCGGTCGACCGGTACGAGCTGCTGGACGTGGCGGCGGCCGACCCGGGCGCGGCGGGCGGCGACGCCTGA
- a CDS encoding HpcH/HpaI aldolase/citrate lyase family protein has translation MRHFGHISPAARQGLFFQEPCAFDANASARVLSAALGATLYAPATRPRLADDVVKQAARGVISMVLCLEDSIADTEVEGAEKNLVKQFADLADRDAAIPLLFVRVREPEQITDLVNRLGASVRLLSGFVLPKFTERRGELFLAALTRAEAASGQRLFAMPVLESPELLHLETRTETLQGIARVVGTHREHVLALRLGVTDFCSAYGLRRSSDMTAYDVQIVSAVISDVVNVLGRADGTGFTITGPVWEYFRNQERMFKPQLRRSPFQEGRAEKLRTALIEHDLDGLLREIELDRANGLLGKTCIHPSHVDPVHALSVVSHEEFSDAQDILRPERDAGGVLRSAYTNKMNEVKPHRAWAERTLLRAEVFGVAREDIGFVDLLAAAGAK, from the coding sequence ATGCGTCATTTCGGGCACATCTCGCCTGCTGCCCGGCAGGGACTGTTCTTCCAGGAACCATGCGCATTCGACGCGAACGCCTCCGCCCGGGTGCTCTCGGCGGCACTGGGCGCCACGCTCTACGCCCCGGCCACCCGTCCCCGGCTCGCGGACGACGTCGTGAAGCAAGCCGCGCGCGGCGTGATCTCCATGGTCCTCTGCCTGGAGGACTCGATCGCCGACACCGAAGTGGAAGGCGCGGAGAAGAACCTGGTCAAGCAGTTCGCCGACCTCGCCGACCGGGACGCGGCGATTCCCCTCCTCTTCGTCCGCGTGCGTGAGCCGGAACAGATCACCGACCTGGTGAACCGCCTCGGCGCCTCGGTCCGGCTGCTCTCCGGCTTCGTCCTGCCGAAATTCACCGAACGCCGCGGAGAACTCTTCCTGGCGGCACTGACCCGCGCGGAAGCGGCCTCCGGGCAGCGGCTCTTCGCCATGCCGGTGCTCGAATCGCCGGAACTCCTCCACCTGGAAACCCGCACCGAAACGCTCCAGGGAATCGCGCGTGTCGTCGGAACCCACCGTGAGCACGTTCTCGCGCTGCGGCTCGGAGTCACCGACTTCTGCTCCGCCTACGGGCTGCGGAGATCCTCCGACATGACCGCGTACGACGTGCAGATCGTCAGCGCCGTCATCTCCGACGTCGTCAATGTCCTCGGGCGCGCGGACGGCACCGGATTCACCATCACCGGCCCCGTCTGGGAGTACTTCCGCAACCAGGAACGCATGTTCAAGCCGCAGCTGCGCCGCAGCCCCTTCCAGGAGGGCCGGGCGGAGAAACTGCGCACCGCGCTCATCGAGCACGACCTGGACGGGCTGCTCCGGGAGATCGAACTCGACCGGGCCAACGGCCTCCTCGGCAAAACCTGCATCCACCCCTCGCACGTGGACCCCGTGCACGCGCTCTCCGTCGTCAGCCACGAGGAATTCAGCGACGCCCAGGACATTCTGCGGCCCGAGCGCGACGCCGGCGGAGTGCTGCGCTCCGCGTATACGAACAAGATGAATGAAGTGAAACCGCACCGGGCGTGGGCCGAACGCACTCTCCTGCGCGCCGAGGTCTTCGGCGTCGCACGTGAGGACATCGGCTTCGTGGACCTGCTGGCCGCGGCCGGGGCGAAGTGA
- a CDS encoding DUF3052 domain-containing protein, whose translation MSATADHAEERTNLAERLGFEPNQVVQEIGYDDDVELELREGIEATIGGELVDEEYDDVADAVVLWFRDEDGDLTDALVDAIGLIEDGGTVWLMTPKTGRDGYVEPSDVSDAAQTAGLSQTKSISVGKDWTGTRLVTPKTAKAKR comes from the coding sequence GTGAGCGCGACCGCGGACCACGCGGAGGAGCGGACCAATCTGGCCGAACGGCTGGGGTTCGAACCCAATCAGGTGGTCCAGGAGATCGGCTACGACGACGACGTCGAGCTGGAGCTCCGCGAAGGTATTGAAGCCACCATCGGTGGGGAACTCGTCGACGAGGAGTACGACGACGTCGCCGACGCCGTCGTGTTGTGGTTCCGCGACGAGGACGGCGACCTTACGGACGCGCTGGTGGATGCCATCGGCCTGATCGAGGACGGCGGTACGGTCTGGCTGATGACGCCGAAGACCGGCCGTGACGGATACGTCGAACCCAGCGACGTCAGCGACGCCGCCCAGACCGCCGGTCTCTCCCAGACCAAGAGCATCAGCGTGGGCAAGGACTGGACGGGTACCCGTCTGGTCACTCCCAAGACGGCCAAGGCCAAGCGCTGA
- a CDS encoding peroxiredoxin, giving the protein MAIEVGSQAPAFELKDNHGRTVTLSEFRGEKNVVLLFYPFAFTGVCTGELCALRDELPRFENADTQLLAVSNDSIHTLRVFAEQEGLEYPLLSDFWPHGEVSRAYGVFDEDKGCAVRGTFIIDKEGVVRWSVVNGLPDARDLKEYVAALEAL; this is encoded by the coding sequence ATGGCGATCGAGGTCGGCTCCCAGGCCCCCGCGTTCGAGCTCAAGGACAACCACGGCCGGACGGTCACGCTGTCCGAGTTCCGCGGCGAGAAGAACGTCGTGCTGCTCTTCTACCCCTTCGCCTTCACCGGCGTCTGCACCGGTGAGCTCTGCGCGCTCCGCGACGAACTGCCGCGCTTCGAGAACGCCGACACCCAGCTCCTCGCCGTGTCCAACGACTCCATCCACACCCTGCGGGTCTTCGCCGAGCAGGAGGGCCTGGAGTACCCGCTGCTCTCCGACTTCTGGCCGCACGGCGAGGTCTCGCGCGCGTACGGCGTCTTCGACGAGGACAAGGGCTGCGCGGTGCGCGGCACCTTCATCATCGACAAGGAGGGCGTGGTGCGCTGGAGCGTCGTCAACGGCCTTCCGGACGCGCGGGACCTCAAGGAGTACGTCGCGGCGCTCGAAGCCCTCTGA
- a CDS encoding TerD family protein encodes MTGMTQGMLKGSNVPLDATAVRAVLRWTPGAGVPDVDASALLLGASGRVRIDEDFVFYNQPRHPSGHVRRLPKRTVADGLTDTVEADLAALDPSVNQVVIAASSDGASFGSVHDLRISLYDATAGDGAPLAVFEIRPETGEETAIICGELYRRGDGWKFRAVGQGYPTGLIGLATAFGISVDDGEPQPAEQPEPDGEREDAAAPGRPAPEHAGDLTVPQPQPGYGYPQPATAAPAYGYPQPASAPAAYGYPQPASAGYGYPHPTSAPAYGYPQPAAAAAPAPDPHFVLPPQGPQFVRS; translated from the coding sequence ATGACGGGCATGACGCAAGGGATGCTGAAGGGTTCGAACGTCCCCCTCGATGCCACGGCCGTACGGGCCGTGCTGCGCTGGACTCCTGGGGCCGGGGTTCCGGACGTGGACGCCTCCGCCCTGCTGCTGGGTGCCTCGGGGCGGGTGCGCATCGACGAGGACTTCGTCTTCTACAACCAGCCCCGGCATCCCTCCGGCCATGTGCGCCGCCTGCCCAAGCGCACCGTCGCCGACGGGCTGACCGACACGGTCGAGGCGGATCTGGCGGCGCTGGACCCCTCGGTGAACCAGGTGGTGATCGCCGCCTCCTCGGACGGCGCGAGCTTCGGGAGCGTCCACGACCTGCGGATATCGCTGTACGACGCGACGGCCGGGGACGGCGCCCCGCTGGCCGTGTTCGAGATCCGCCCCGAGACCGGTGAGGAAACCGCCATCATCTGCGGCGAGCTCTACCGGCGCGGGGACGGCTGGAAGTTCCGTGCGGTCGGCCAGGGCTATCCGACCGGGCTGATCGGGCTCGCGACGGCCTTCGGCATCTCGGTGGACGACGGGGAGCCGCAGCCGGCCGAGCAGCCCGAGCCGGACGGCGAGCGGGAGGACGCGGCGGCGCCCGGCCGCCCTGCTCCGGAGCACGCCGGCGACCTCACGGTCCCCCAGCCGCAGCCCGGGTACGGCTACCCGCAGCCCGCCACCGCCGCACCGGCCTACGGCTACCCGCAGCCCGCCTCCGCCCCGGCGGCGTACGGATATCCGCAGCCCGCCTCCGCCGGGTACGGCTACCCGCACCCGACGAGCGCGCCCGCGTACGGGTATCCGCAGCCCGCTGCGGCTGCCGCGCCCGCACCGGACCCGCATTTCGTCCTGCCGCCGCAGGGCCCGCAGTTCGTCCGGTCCTGA
- a CDS encoding TerD family protein, whose amino-acid sequence MGVTLAKGGNVSLSKAAPNLTQVLIGLGWDARSTTGADFDLDASALLCQSGRVLGDEWFVFYNNLTSPDGSVEHTGDNLTGAGEGDDESVIVHLDQVPPHCDKIVFPVSIHDADNRGQAFGQVSNAFIRVVNQADGQELARYDLSEDASSETAMIFGELYRYNGEWKFRAVGQGYASGLRGIALDFGVNVS is encoded by the coding sequence ATGGGCGTCACGCTCGCCAAGGGAGGCAATGTCTCCCTCTCCAAGGCCGCACCCAACCTCACCCAGGTGCTCATCGGCCTCGGCTGGGACGCGCGATCCACCACCGGAGCCGATTTCGACCTGGACGCCAGCGCGCTGCTGTGCCAGTCGGGGCGGGTGCTCGGAGACGAGTGGTTCGTGTTCTACAACAACCTCACCAGCCCCGACGGCTCCGTCGAACACACCGGGGACAACCTCACCGGCGCGGGTGAAGGCGACGACGAGTCCGTCATCGTCCACCTCGACCAGGTGCCCCCGCACTGCGACAAGATCGTCTTTCCCGTCTCGATCCATGACGCGGACAATCGTGGGCAGGCTTTCGGCCAGGTCAGCAACGCCTTCATCCGGGTCGTGAACCAGGCCGACGGCCAGGAGCTCGCCCGTTACGACCTCAGCGAGGACGCCTCGTCCGAGACGGCGATGATCTTCGGCGAGCTCTACCGCTACAACGGCGAATGGAAGTTCCGTGCGGTGGGACAGGGGTACGCGTCAGGACTGCGGGGCATCGCTCTAGACTTCGGGGTCAACGTTTCGTAA